From the Bdellovibrio reynosensis genome, one window contains:
- a CDS encoding GNAT family N-acetyltransferase: MSGEIFEVYNHRNEHYYSFRALQFDKDFELYCRWMNQPYVAKWWGFDSSRDELAKKLITELEDKHQHLYIGMINGKPVSYWERYWVDQDVLGTYIDTKPFDQGLHFLIGEAEYLGRAHTSSSIAAFSKLVFQDTRTQRIIGEPDVNNKQVLRYAEMNCFKHKDTVQMPERTSAIMVCERADFFKKFSAQPTRLYNPQTEKPLNAEAFTVTSI; encoded by the coding sequence ATGTCTGGCGAGATTTTTGAGGTCTATAACCATCGTAACGAGCACTATTATTCTTTCCGTGCTTTGCAATTCGATAAGGATTTCGAACTCTATTGCCGTTGGATGAATCAACCCTATGTTGCTAAATGGTGGGGCTTCGACAGCTCCCGCGACGAACTCGCTAAAAAGCTCATCACTGAGCTGGAAGATAAACACCAGCATCTGTATATCGGAATGATTAACGGTAAACCAGTAAGCTATTGGGAGCGTTATTGGGTGGATCAGGATGTTCTAGGCACCTACATCGATACCAAGCCTTTTGATCAGGGTCTGCATTTTCTGATCGGGGAGGCGGAATACCTGGGCCGCGCCCACACCTCATCCTCTATTGCGGCGTTTTCAAAACTTGTGTTTCAAGATACGCGCACCCAAAGAATCATTGGGGAGCCAGATGTGAACAACAAACAGGTCCTGCGTTACGCTGAAATGAATTGTTTTAAACATAAAGACACAGTTCAAATGCCGGAAAGAACTTCGGCGATCATGGTGTGTGAACGCGCTGATTTCTTTAAGAAGTTTTCAGCTCAGCCAACACGGCTTTATAATCCACAAACTGAAAAGCCTCTGAATGCAGAGGCCTTTACAGTAACTTCAATTTAA
- a CDS encoding class I SAM-dependent RNA methyltransferase, whose amino-acid sequence MKFNRDTKVTCAYQDICSGCHFIPSPYHEQESRKKNHLLILLKEAGLLAQNEIGFLSAGASHLRDRLDFTLEEGRLGLFHKTRREIVDIEICAQLSPALQEWLTEFRQIQFPFKKGSVRLRAGPGGQKGAWLDFANIDIKTLLDEKTILENLLNKAFVEIGQRRKVPLWNGQEFKLKDPELRPWFQTWVQDQSVNLHCQIASFTQPSLQANKVICDVIGTWIKNFNGARVIEFGSGIGNLTIPAAAASASLLACEIDELSLQGLQRTLDYLPRNLAQIKDKVKIHRGDFQKKLFQDFSQFDGVLANPPRSGLMNFLNPLEQLGPSERPEFFIYMSCFPESMIVDMKRLVACGYEIQELIIVDQFPQTTHYEVLGLLQRK is encoded by the coding sequence ATGAAATTTAACAGGGACACTAAGGTCACTTGTGCCTACCAAGATATTTGCTCAGGATGTCATTTCATTCCCAGTCCTTACCATGAACAAGAAAGTCGCAAAAAAAATCATCTGCTAATTCTATTAAAAGAAGCGGGGCTTCTTGCACAAAATGAAATTGGATTTCTTTCTGCGGGGGCTAGCCATCTCCGGGACCGATTGGATTTCACTCTTGAAGAAGGACGCTTAGGACTTTTTCATAAAACCCGTCGAGAGATTGTAGATATCGAAATTTGCGCTCAATTATCGCCGGCTTTGCAAGAATGGCTGACGGAGTTTAGACAGATTCAATTTCCTTTCAAAAAAGGCTCTGTGCGTTTGCGCGCGGGTCCTGGGGGCCAGAAAGGCGCGTGGCTTGATTTTGCCAACATTGATATTAAAACTTTGCTTGATGAAAAAACCATTCTGGAAAACCTTTTGAATAAGGCCTTTGTTGAAATTGGCCAACGCAGAAAAGTTCCGCTTTGGAATGGGCAAGAATTTAAGTTAAAAGACCCAGAACTTCGCCCTTGGTTTCAGACTTGGGTGCAAGATCAAAGCGTAAATCTACACTGCCAGATTGCAAGCTTTACCCAACCAAGTCTGCAAGCGAATAAAGTGATTTGCGATGTTATTGGTACATGGATTAAAAATTTTAACGGAGCACGGGTTATTGAATTTGGCTCTGGCATAGGTAATCTTACAATTCCTGCGGCAGCGGCTTCGGCAAGCTTGTTGGCTTGCGAGATCGATGAATTGTCACTGCAAGGCCTACAAAGAACGTTAGATTATCTTCCAAGGAACCTTGCGCAGATTAAAGACAAAGTAAAAATTCACCGCGGGGATTTTCAGAAAAAACTCTTTCAAGATTTTTCGCAGTTTGATGGGGTGTTAGCAAATCCCCCACGTTCGGGATTGATGAACTTTTTAAATCCACTAGAGCAATTAGGGCCTTCGGAGCGCCCAGAGTTTTTTATTTATATGTCGTGCTTCCCGGAATCTATGATCGTGGACATGAAACGCTTAGTGGCTTGTGGCTATGAGATTCAAGAATTGATAATCGTGGATCAGTTCCCACAAACAACTCACTATGAAGTTTTAGGTTTACTTCAAAGAAAATAA
- a CDS encoding L,D-transpeptidase family protein — MKKSLVLICGILLANVAQASELSDSDYTLCDKMSVIDNLESIPDTLDVKSIKESGFKAKRILVSKSRQELYLISDDKKVKIFPAVFGKNYREGHKQQEGDYRTPEGIYTIDYKNDLGKSSFRRALHVSYPNKQDTKCAAKKGISPGGAIMIHGSKSDQRETAISEAATMAGVNWTQGCVAVKNANIDLIYDLVPTGTLVEICGIPGSSTYTPPESAKNDTCK; from the coding sequence ATGAAAAAGTCATTAGTTCTAATTTGCGGAATTCTATTAGCGAACGTTGCCCAAGCATCTGAACTTTCAGATTCTGATTATACTTTATGTGACAAAATGTCCGTAATTGATAACTTAGAATCTATCCCTGACACTCTTGATGTAAAAAGCATTAAAGAAAGTGGTTTCAAAGCAAAAAGAATCCTTGTTTCTAAAAGTCGGCAAGAGCTTTATTTAATTTCCGACGACAAAAAAGTAAAAATCTTCCCTGCGGTTTTCGGTAAGAACTATCGTGAAGGTCATAAGCAACAAGAGGGTGATTACAGAACTCCGGAAGGTATTTACACAATCGATTATAAAAACGATTTAGGTAAAAGCAGCTTCCGTAGAGCTCTTCATGTCTCGTATCCAAATAAACAAGATACAAAATGTGCTGCCAAGAAAGGAATCAGCCCTGGTGGCGCTATTATGATTCACGGATCAAAAAGCGATCAACGTGAAACTGCTATTTCTGAAGCCGCAACCATGGCTGGAGTTAACTGGACACAAGGTTGCGTGGCGGTGAAAAACGCTAATATCGACCTTATCTACGACCTTGTTCCGACTGGAACCCTCGTTGAAATCTGCGGAATTCCAGGCAGCTCTACATACACTCCCCCAGAATCTGCTAAAAACGACACTTGTAAGTAA
- a CDS encoding HNH endonuclease, translating into MISLSHLSNSALELSLKDLVQKERKLLHLILEHIREIDSRKLYLEKAYSSIFEYLVKELGYSNSSAMRRLEAARLLREVPQIAEGIQKGSLNLSQIGELSRGIKEKEKTGAKISAVQKQDLVSVIAGKTAQETQHEVARIFDLPVKDYDSQRVQKDESVRLEFTLSKEQYEKLLMCKDLAAHSLLQKNGCVSLNDVIEFLANQYLDEKLKKPSTKLSVLKSVSSRDLIPGSFSADSDSLNISAELTAFKLPMQNDMQHSKTAILTTDSEVKRKSVTPKFRRLIFERDRCCQYVDKRTGRKCRSSFALQVDHKTSQCAGGGNSLANLQLLCAQHNRVKYLKEANIS; encoded by the coding sequence ATGATTTCATTATCACATTTATCTAATAGCGCGCTTGAACTTAGTCTGAAAGATTTAGTGCAAAAAGAGCGAAAGCTTTTACATCTAATCTTAGAACATATACGTGAAATTGATAGCCGTAAGCTTTATCTCGAAAAAGCTTATTCTTCTATCTTTGAATACTTAGTTAAAGAACTTGGATATTCCAATTCATCTGCAATGCGACGACTTGAAGCTGCTCGACTTCTGCGTGAGGTTCCCCAAATTGCGGAAGGAATTCAAAAAGGAAGTTTGAATCTTTCACAGATTGGTGAACTTTCTCGCGGCATCAAAGAAAAAGAAAAAACTGGCGCGAAGATATCCGCTGTTCAAAAGCAAGACCTTGTTTCGGTAATTGCGGGAAAAACAGCCCAAGAAACTCAACATGAAGTAGCCAGAATATTTGATTTGCCGGTAAAAGATTATGATTCTCAAAGAGTGCAAAAAGATGAATCTGTAAGATTAGAATTTACACTTTCAAAAGAACAGTATGAAAAGCTTCTTATGTGCAAAGATCTAGCGGCACATAGTCTTCTGCAGAAAAATGGTTGTGTTTCGTTAAACGATGTCATTGAATTTTTAGCTAATCAGTATCTTGATGAAAAGTTAAAGAAACCGAGTACGAAATTATCCGTTTTAAAAAGCGTTAGTAGTCGTGATTTAATTCCCGGCTCATTTTCCGCAGACTCAGATTCTCTGAATATTTCAGCCGAACTCACAGCATTTAAACTTCCAATGCAAAATGATATGCAACATTCCAAAACCGCAATACTTACTACCGATTCGGAAGTAAAACGAAAATCTGTCACTCCGAAATTTCGCCGTTTAATTTTCGAACGAGATAGATGCTGTCAGTACGTTGACAAGAGGACCGGGCGCAAATGTCGCAGTAGTTTTGCTTTGCAGGTAGATCACAAGACTTCACAGTGTGCCGGCGGTGGAAACAGTTTGGCCAACCTACAGTTACTCTGTGCGCAGCACAATCGTGTGAAATATCTAAAGGAAGCGAATATTAGTTAA
- a CDS encoding M28 family peptidase, whose protein sequence is MNKVKVLLTISAAVSLFSCQFKGSKPASEDSNKNVGMFVSEENKLVQNARQLTFVGSKSGEGYFSQDGKKMIFQSERHDGNPFYQMYILDLENGKTTMVSPGVGKTTCGWIHPSMKKVLYSSTHLDPESKNKAQNEYDSRKKAVKARYSWSFDETYDIFSSDLNGKNIRALTKEKGYDAEGSYSPDGNWIAFASNRAGYLEKLEGEDKKLFDQDPSYMMDIYIMKADGSQVKRLTTSKGYDGGPFFSADGKKITWRRFSANGSTAEIFTMNVDGTDQKQITQMKSMSWAPFFHPSGDYIIFGSSVLGYSNFELFIVDSHGKQPPVRVSFDNGFDGLPVFTPDGNKLSWTHRNEKGESQILIADWDDVLARSLLKLPAQVPTVTNLSPAVNIQDLKKWVYYLASDEFQGRKTGSGEEKIYTEKFAQLFKSWGLQGGAPDGSFVQPFEFTSGVSLGSKNLLQLVGSYKKTYELLKEFEPVSFSKTGEFKEAPLVFVGYGIKAPASDKEPEFNSYKGLYVKGKWVLVLADLPGDITPQRRHYLNLYSRLQHKVTVAKNEGAVGLLVAYGPLSGMKEKFGKLKFEGALSNTDLAVLRLSQQSAEAILSYAGVNLSSLQKTLDKGEGYAGLVIPSTYVKANVDLQFQKSQGLNVIAKLPAKGARSAVMIGAHGDHLGHGQAGSSLARTNEQGLPHYGADDNASGVAGVLELAHHYANLNAKSPLSMQKDLYFAIWSGEELGNLGSSYFTKNIKQHNISAYLNMDMIGRFKDRVMFQGAGSGTHWHQVAEEVSVRSAVPMIVQEDPYLPTDSLSFYMAGIPAVNFFTGSHAEYHSPRDKADLVNFEGLARVLEAVKTMTDLLSDSKTNLVSYVKVAGGQNKLEGRSFRVYLGTIPDYSQEGVKGVRISGASKDSPAEKAGLKEKDVIVEFNGTKIENLYDYVYTLQSVTPNKETIMKIQRQNELLEIIITPKLKE, encoded by the coding sequence ATGAATAAAGTGAAAGTTCTTCTTACGATTTCCGCCGCTGTTTCTTTATTTTCCTGCCAATTTAAGGGATCTAAACCAGCTTCTGAAGATTCCAATAAAAATGTCGGCATGTTTGTTTCTGAAGAAAACAAGCTTGTGCAAAATGCACGTCAGTTGACTTTCGTTGGTTCTAAATCAGGGGAAGGCTATTTTAGTCAGGATGGAAAAAAGATGATCTTTCAAAGCGAAAGACATGATGGCAATCCATTTTATCAAATGTACATCTTGGATTTAGAAAATGGAAAAACCACGATGGTATCCCCGGGCGTTGGTAAAACCACCTGTGGCTGGATTCATCCATCCATGAAGAAAGTCCTTTATTCATCCACGCATCTAGATCCTGAATCAAAAAACAAAGCTCAAAACGAATACGACAGTCGCAAAAAAGCCGTTAAAGCCCGTTATTCTTGGAGCTTTGATGAGACCTATGACATTTTCAGTTCGGATTTAAACGGGAAAAACATCCGCGCTCTGACAAAGGAAAAAGGCTACGACGCGGAAGGATCTTACAGCCCTGATGGCAACTGGATCGCATTTGCTTCAAATCGCGCAGGTTATTTAGAAAAACTAGAAGGGGAAGATAAAAAACTTTTTGATCAAGACCCTTCATACATGATGGATATTTACATCATGAAAGCCGATGGGTCCCAAGTAAAACGTCTGACGACATCAAAAGGTTATGATGGGGGGCCGTTTTTTAGCGCTGATGGGAAAAAGATCACTTGGCGCAGGTTTTCTGCAAATGGTTCTACGGCTGAAATTTTCACGATGAATGTTGACGGGACTGACCAAAAGCAAATCACCCAGATGAAATCAATGTCCTGGGCTCCCTTTTTTCATCCTTCAGGCGATTACATTATTTTTGGATCCAGTGTTCTAGGATACTCTAACTTCGAACTTTTCATTGTTGATAGCCACGGAAAACAACCTCCGGTTAGAGTCTCGTTTGATAATGGCTTTGATGGCCTTCCTGTGTTTACTCCGGATGGAAACAAACTTTCCTGGACCCATAGAAATGAAAAAGGGGAGTCACAGATTCTTATAGCAGATTGGGATGATGTTCTGGCTCGCAGCCTTCTAAAGCTTCCGGCGCAAGTGCCCACAGTGACGAATCTTTCGCCTGCCGTTAATATTCAGGATCTTAAAAAATGGGTTTATTACTTAGCTTCTGATGAATTCCAGGGGCGTAAAACAGGTTCTGGCGAAGAAAAGATATATACTGAAAAGTTCGCGCAGTTGTTTAAGTCATGGGGTTTACAAGGTGGAGCCCCCGATGGCAGTTTTGTGCAACCCTTCGAATTCACTTCAGGTGTCAGTCTAGGTTCTAAGAATCTACTTCAACTTGTTGGTTCATATAAAAAGACTTACGAGCTTTTAAAAGAATTTGAACCGGTTTCTTTTTCTAAGACCGGCGAATTCAAAGAAGCACCCCTGGTCTTTGTGGGTTATGGCATCAAAGCCCCTGCTAGCGATAAAGAGCCTGAATTTAATTCGTACAAAGGACTTTATGTAAAAGGAAAATGGGTTTTGGTTCTTGCTGACTTGCCAGGTGATATCACGCCGCAAAGACGCCATTACTTAAACTTGTATTCAAGACTGCAGCATAAGGTGACGGTCGCAAAAAATGAAGGCGCCGTAGGACTGTTGGTGGCCTATGGTCCTTTAAGTGGAATGAAAGAAAAATTTGGGAAATTAAAATTTGAAGGCGCACTTTCAAACACTGATTTAGCAGTACTTCGTCTTTCTCAACAATCAGCGGAAGCCATCTTAAGTTATGCAGGTGTTAACTTAAGCTCTTTGCAAAAAACATTAGATAAGGGCGAAGGTTATGCAGGTCTAGTGATTCCGTCGACCTATGTAAAAGCCAATGTGGATTTGCAATTTCAAAAATCCCAAGGTCTGAACGTGATTGCAAAACTTCCTGCTAAAGGGGCGCGCTCTGCTGTGATGATTGGTGCCCACGGAGATCACCTTGGGCACGGTCAAGCCGGTAGCAGTCTAGCTCGCACGAACGAACAAGGTCTTCCGCATTATGGTGCTGATGACAATGCTTCCGGGGTTGCTGGGGTTTTAGAGTTAGCCCATCATTATGCGAACTTAAATGCAAAGTCGCCGCTATCGATGCAAAAAGATTTATATTTTGCGATTTGGTCGGGGGAAGAATTAGGAAATTTAGGTTCTAGTTATTTTACTAAAAATATTAAGCAACATAATATCTCTGCTTATCTTAACATGGATATGATCGGTCGCTTCAAAGATCGAGTTATGTTTCAAGGTGCGGGATCTGGGACTCACTGGCATCAAGTGGCCGAAGAAGTTTCAGTGCGTTCAGCTGTACCAATGATTGTTCAAGAAGATCCTTATTTGCCCACAGACTCATTGTCTTTTTATATGGCTGGAATCCCCGCGGTGAACTTCTTTACGGGCTCCCACGCAGAGTATCACTCCCCTCGCGACAAAGCAGACCTGGTTAACTTTGAAGGCCTAGCGCGGGTGCTTGAGGCCGTAAAAACTATGACGGATCTATTAAGCGATAGTAAAACCAATCTTGTCAGTTACGTTAAGGTAGCGGGTGGCCAAAACAAACTGGAAGGTCGAAGCTTCCGCGTTTATCTGGGAACAATTCCTGATTATTCGCAAGAAGGTGTTAAAGGCGTTCGTATCAGTGGTGCTTCAAAAGACAGTCCTGCAGAAAAAGCGGGTTTAAAAGAAAAAGATGTTATCGTTGAATTTAATGGAACTAAAATTGAGAACCTTTATGACTACGTCTACACGCTGCAATCGGTGACACCGAATAAAGAAACAATCATGAAGATTCAGCGTCAAAACGAACTCTTAGAAATCATAATTACGCCAAAGCTTAAAGAATAA
- a CDS encoding KH domain-containing protein, whose protein sequence is MNDVESYKYEDHKSKGADIDPEAYREEIRLLVEHIVRLLVDNPETVSVSTYVGPKTTVYRVNCAKENLGQVIGSQGKTIMGLRAVVHAMTARTGIRSIVEIPV, encoded by the coding sequence ATGAACGATGTGGAATCATACAAGTATGAGGATCATAAATCTAAAGGTGCAGACATCGATCCTGAAGCCTATCGCGAAGAAATTCGCCTGCTGGTAGAACATATCGTTCGGCTGTTGGTTGATAATCCAGAAACTGTTTCGGTAAGCACCTATGTGGGCCCTAAGACCACAGTGTATCGAGTGAACTGCGCTAAAGAAAATTTGGGACAGGTTATCGGCAGCCAGGGAAAAACCATCATGGGATTACGAGCCGTCGTACATGCGATGACGGCCAGAACTGGGATTCGTTCCATTGTAGAAATTCCCGTATAA
- a CDS encoding 2'-5' RNA ligase family protein has translation MMHNFVSVLIIVFLTACTHKPPSLSLRKIAYSPSEITTQTFHAGKEKSYLSLDLAYAPFEKIRKDLEAQDQLQLQHRGEAHITVITPPEFKILQKKVSMKEIETLAAEMGLQKSAPQLLCVGKSSLQISGKMESTYYVVVESERLYQIRKAVGLLYHKKGGKEIFDAENYHPHVTLGFTKRDLHIEDGVKKNASSCLYGLKQN, from the coding sequence ATGATGCACAACTTTGTTAGCGTATTGATAATCGTATTTTTAACAGCCTGCACCCATAAACCACCGTCCCTCTCGTTAAGAAAAATTGCCTACTCCCCGTCTGAAATCACCACCCAGACCTTTCATGCCGGAAAAGAAAAAAGTTATTTATCGTTGGATCTTGCCTATGCGCCTTTTGAAAAGATCAGAAAAGATTTAGAAGCTCAAGATCAACTGCAACTTCAGCATCGCGGTGAAGCGCACATAACTGTGATCACTCCGCCAGAATTTAAGATCCTACAGAAAAAAGTTTCTATGAAAGAAATCGAAACCCTAGCTGCAGAGATGGGACTGCAGAAGTCGGCACCTCAACTTTTGTGCGTAGGAAAAAGCTCGTTACAGATCAGCGGCAAAATGGAAAGCACTTATTACGTCGTTGTGGAATCAGAACGCCTTTACCAAATTAGAAAGGCCGTGGGTTTGTTGTATCATAAAAAAGGCGGCAAAGAGATCTTTGATGCCGAAAATTATCATCCCCATGTCACTTTGGGTTTTACAAAACGTGATTTGCATATCGAGGATGGCGTTAAGAAAAACGCCAGTTCCTGCTTATATGGGCTAAAGCAAAACTAA
- a CDS encoding PilZ domain-containing protein, protein MAQATLKRPAGLYFIATLFVLAPIGNLLLSFSTSGLPEWYRPGWLLALLQTVSYFDWVWLSLVFITGLLLYKPHKSTWAAALITLTSVQAINIYRLLTGAFVDSEAMLEIQLLFSIVFTAAFLAVLYYVRYPYLDRRARWFFPQTKRYQLRTPADVLASDIYQGITESISVNGAKIRLKRDLDRSSGRLNFVDVVFPEIQNVKINAKVVQYGDNTLHLKFKQLGSKEKTYILDWFQSQNETSSRV, encoded by the coding sequence ATGGCTCAGGCTACGCTTAAGAGGCCCGCGGGACTTTATTTTATTGCCACCCTTTTTGTTCTCGCTCCTATCGGAAATTTATTATTAAGTTTTTCAACCAGTGGACTGCCCGAATGGTATCGTCCTGGCTGGTTGTTGGCACTTTTGCAGACGGTTTCATACTTTGACTGGGTTTGGTTGTCCTTAGTTTTTATAACGGGACTTCTTTTGTATAAACCCCACAAGTCCACCTGGGCTGCGGCGCTTATAACACTGACCTCAGTTCAAGCTATCAATATTTATCGTTTGCTGACGGGTGCTTTTGTAGACTCTGAAGCCATGCTTGAAATTCAGCTGCTATTTTCAATTGTGTTTACGGCAGCTTTTTTAGCCGTGCTTTATTACGTGCGCTATCCTTACCTAGATCGCCGCGCTCGGTGGTTTTTCCCGCAGACCAAGCGCTATCAACTTAGAACCCCGGCTGACGTTTTAGCCTCTGACATCTATCAAGGTATCACCGAGTCTATTTCTGTGAACGGTGCAAAAATCCGCCTGAAACGCGACCTAGACAGGTCATCGGGAAGACTCAACTTCGTGGATGTTGTGTTCCCCGAAATTCAAAATGTGAAGATCAACGCCAAAGTCGTTCAATATGGCGATAACACGCTTCACTTGAAGTTTAAGCAGCTTGGAAGCAAAGAGAAGACCTATATCTTAGACTGGTTTCAATCTCAGAATGAGACATCGTCAAGAGTTTAG
- a CDS encoding RDD family protein, which yields MPLRGPTIRRRGPAPAPNKVDALFKNRQTLNFDQNTGFHGGPSARRKGSRLAAWSLIASFVDLLILISISCIFILAFSFIVKSSMGSLVGGLIKNHHQTLFFIEVFCVSAWLYTVCTRTLMGATIGEWACDLRLGQPQQRMHSSYLLKVVLRSTLIVATGFITLPLLSLIIGKDIPGVFTGLRLFSLK from the coding sequence GTGCCTTTAAGAGGCCCGACAATCCGTCGTCGTGGACCAGCTCCTGCGCCAAATAAAGTCGACGCGCTTTTTAAAAATCGTCAGACCTTGAACTTTGATCAGAATACCGGATTCCATGGTGGACCTTCTGCGCGCCGTAAAGGTTCGCGCTTGGCGGCATGGTCGTTGATTGCGTCCTTCGTAGATTTGTTAATTCTGATTTCAATCAGCTGCATTTTTATTTTAGCTTTTTCATTCATCGTGAAGTCATCAATGGGTTCCTTAGTGGGTGGGTTGATTAAAAACCATCACCAGACATTGTTTTTCATCGAAGTATTTTGTGTGAGTGCGTGGCTATACACCGTTTGTACAAGAACTCTTATGGGGGCCACGATCGGTGAATGGGCCTGTGATTTAAGATTGGGTCAACCTCAACAAAGAATGCATTCAAGCTACCTGTTAAAAGTGGTTTTAAGAAGCACCCTTATCGTTGCGACCGGTTTTATCACCTTGCCGCTGCTGTCTCTTATTATCGGGAAAGATATTCCTGGGGTGTTTACGGGACTGCGATTATTTTCTTTGAAGTAA
- a CDS encoding alpha/beta fold hydrolase produces MRLISLIVLLLCVSEFSVATDLEEDVVSIERSKFTCGSETINKINYRYCLRNPENTNNKDIIYFFHGLTGDEESWFRMWWGTLIIQKWWEFWGYKPRIATISFGGRWLLNDTKKSKLSTFVSSKVIPSLEKKMGGLQGGKRHAIGQSMGGFNAAHLSLKNPGLFNRVALLCPALSSVSPHASQQEVKNYIRRTRAFPFLVRKMINISREVFPTMQEWKDNDPMYLLKNYKSTKRSKFLVTIGLADSYGFQEGSRQFVNMAQGKSIFSSWLPVPGPHCMFNRRTTAHFIKGD; encoded by the coding sequence ATGCGACTCATTTCACTCATTGTACTCCTTTTGTGCGTTTCAGAATTTTCAGTAGCTACAGATTTAGAAGAAGATGTCGTTAGTATTGAAAGATCCAAATTTACTTGCGGTAGTGAAACAATAAATAAAATCAATTACCGCTATTGTCTGCGCAACCCAGAAAATACAAATAACAAAGATATCATCTATTTTTTCCATGGCCTTACTGGTGATGAAGAATCCTGGTTCAGAATGTGGTGGGGGACGTTAATAATTCAAAAATGGTGGGAATTCTGGGGATATAAGCCAAGAATTGCAACCATCTCTTTTGGTGGTCGATGGCTTTTGAATGATACGAAAAAATCAAAGCTTTCAACTTTCGTTTCAAGCAAAGTAATACCAAGTCTTGAAAAGAAAATGGGCGGACTGCAAGGTGGAAAACGTCATGCTATCGGACAATCCATGGGAGGCTTTAACGCCGCTCACTTAAGTTTAAAAAATCCGGGACTTTTTAATCGGGTTGCTTTGTTATGTCCTGCGCTCTCCTCCGTCAGTCCCCATGCATCTCAACAAGAAGTGAAAAATTATATACGCCGAACTAGAGCTTTCCCATTCTTAGTGCGTAAGATGATTAATATTTCTCGGGAAGTTTTTCCGACGATGCAGGAATGGAAAGATAACGACCCTATGTATTTATTAAAAAATTATAAATCGACAAAACGGTCGAAATTCCTAGTAACTATAGGTCTGGCAGACAGCTATGGATTTCAAGAGGGATCTAGACAGTTTGTTAATATGGCTCAAGGCAAAAGTATTTTTTCCTCTTGGCTTCCAGTACCGGGCCCGCATTGCATGTTTAATCGTCGAACGACAGCACATTTTATTAAGGGAGATTAA